From the Bacteroidota bacterium genome, the window TGTTTGATTTTTTGCTCAATCAAGCAATCCTTCCCCAATTAAGGGATGTTTGTAAAGCTGTATATAGAAAAAGCTCTCCTAAATCCTATGATTCATTTAAGAAGCTTGTATATAGATCAAAGCACAAGGTTTTAGAAGCAATAATGTTGTGTAACGATAGTTTTGTGAATTTTCAAAAGGAATTGGATGAATATACTCCCAAGGATCCTGAAATAATAAAGGTAGTTATTTTAAGAAAGGCCATTGTAATACAATCGTTTTTAGAAAAGAGAAGTCCTAATTTCATGAAACACTTGCTTGATGATATAATTCAACAATCTGCAAAAAATGAATTTTATTATTTAACAGTGGAATATCTCGTAATTAAAATGAATTTAATAAATTCCAATGAAGGTGAGGGAACATTCAATAAAATAAAAGAGCAAATTGCTTTTTATGAAGGTTGTAGAGATGCTGTAAACAAGGCAAAAGAGAATTATATAAAATTCACAATTTTTAATTGTCCTTTTCAAAATCCAACAAAACATAAGGAAGAGGTCGTTAATAATATACAAACATTAAAAGAAAATTTGAAAATAATTAAATCTGATAATATTAAATATTACTTGTGTTTTTATGAATTAATTTTGAATCTAATAAATGAAGATTATTTAACTGTCAAAGAAAAAAGCATTGAGTTACTTCAATTTATTTCAGAAAAACATACTGTAAAATCAAAAGAGAAATTATTGACAATAACTTCCTACTTAATTAAATCAGAAGTACACCTTAAAAACTATGATCAGGCTTTGATTTTACTGAATAAATCACAAATACATCTTGAAAGCGGCAGCATATTTCAAATAAAATTCAAGGAATATGAATTTTTAACTAATATTTATTTAAAACATTATGAGCAAGCAGAGGAAGTACTTCTTTTAAAATTTAAAAACACTTCTGCATATAACTTATTAGAAAAGGAAAAATTAAGCATTTACAAGGCTAACTTAAATTTCATTAGATGTGAGTACAAAGAAGTAAATGACAAGCTTTATTTGCGAAAAGAAACTTTGAAAGATGTGACGGGACAGGAGTATAACTGCCGGATTCTTAAACTATTTATTAATTTGTTCCAGGGAAAAGAAGATGAAGTAATTAGAGATTTTGATTGTTTAAAAAAGCAGGTAAAAAGAAATTCCATCCTTAATAAAGGTTATAGTTGCCGTAATTTGATTATTTTTAAAATAATGCAACATATTTGTAAAAAAAATTACAATGTGCATTCTAATGATATTAAGCTAAATAATTTAATGGATAGCTTGAAGGCCTCTCCCTGGCAACCTTTCGGTTCTGAACTAATTCCTGTGGAGGAGATAATGACTTCCCTACTTTTAAAAGTAGAATCTGCCCGTATTCAAGAGCTTAATTAACTGTTTTAATTATATCTGAAGTAGTTAATTAGATGCTTTTTGAAATATGCTTAGATCCTAAATTTTATCCAAATGAAGTGCTTAATTGAAACAGTGGCAAGTACATTGCTACCAGGATAATTGTAACCAATAATCCCAGGAAGATAATCATTATTGGTTCTATCAAACTTCCAATAAGGCTTGTTTGATGCTCTACTTCATCTGTATATTGCTTTGCAAGTTTCCCGAACACAAGATCTAACTGATTAACTTCTTCAGCAACCTTTATCAATGCGATCAGTCGTTTATTGTATACAGGGTAACGGGATAAACTCAATGATAAGGGTTCTCCTTTAAGTACATTGCTTTCTACTATTCCTAATGAATATTCAATAGGGTAAAAACCTACCATCTTTTTTACCAATTGTATGGCCTGCAACAAGGGTGTTTTAGCACTAATCAACAAATTCATTGAATGGCAGAAACGTGCTAAATATATTTTTTGAATTATATTTCCAAAAATGGGCGTTTTCATAATGAAATCAGCACTTAATCTTCTAAACCAATCCTTCTGTTTTTGCAGGAAAAAAAATATGCTGATTCCCAAAACACAAAAAATGAAGTACCAGGCATATAGTGAAAAGGCTTTTGAAATTTTAATTATAAGTTTTGTAATATAGGGAAGGTCTCCTCCAAAACGAAGGAATACATCAGCAAACATTGGAACTATGAATTTCAGCATGAAAAATATTGCTCCAAATGCTACCAAAAGAACAATAGTAGGGTAGGACAGTGCATTAAGAACAAGCCTTTTCTGTTTTATCTTTTTGGAAAAAAAAACAGCAAGTTCATCTAGTACCGTAGTTAATCTCCCGCTCTCTTCACCTATCATTATACTGTAATATTCATAGGTTGAAAATTTCCCTGTTAGTTTAATGGCTTCTGACAAGCTGACTCCATTAATAACCGATTCTCTGATTTTTCTGTATAATTCTTTTTCAACTTTTTTTACCTGTTCCTCTTCTATTAGTTCCAGCGTAGTTTTAATGTCCACTCCGGCAGTGAATAAAATATTTAATTCAGAATAAAACCGTTCCTTCTTCTTATCATTGAGCTGTGATCCGAAAATTGAAATATCTTTATTTAAAAAATCAAAAATAGAAGTTTCATCAATCTTCTTTTTCTCAACGTTGTTTTTCTTGTTAAGAGGATATTTACTTAAGTTAATAGTTGCCATTTATTTTTGTTCTGATTCGTTTTCAATTAAAACATCTGCAGCATATTGCTTTTTAAATTGAAAAACCTGTTGTTGTTTAAAAATTTCTGCTTCAAAATAGAGTTCATCAACAATGTCGTTGTTATTTAAAATTACTTGGTTTAGAAACCTTGTATCTATATTAATCGGGCTAATGGCAAAAGTATCTTTAACAGCATTGCTGTTTCTTGTAATAAAGTTTTCGCCAAATCCATACAGGATTAAATTGTTTTCTTGATAAAAGAAGAGCTCGTTATTTCCTTTTTTAATGGTTTGCGATGTTGTGAAATCTTTATTTAACAGCATTTTTAATAAGGCTACCTGTGAATTTTGTATACCTGTTTTTTTATACATATAGAATTGGTTCCCAACAATACTGTATGAAGAATAAACAATACCTACAACAATTGAAGTAAGTATCATTACCACTACCAATTCAATAATTGTGAATGCTTTTACTTTTTTTATCATTTTAATAATATGAGTTCCCGTCTTTCAGCAATTATTTTTCCGTTTACATCAAAAGCTTCAAACAATACTAAATTTAATCCAGGAATATTCTCATACGGATTTATTGTTTTGTTTATGAATAAACCATCCACTTCAGTTTTTTCATCTATGTACGAGTTTTCTTTGCTTGTTTTGAGGGCAGATTCATTTAGAATCAAACTGGCTTTTAGTTTTTGTACCTGATTATCAGAATGAGTTACATTGATAAAAATAACCATTGCAATTCCAAAGGTGATCATCACAATTATCAATGCTACAATCACTTCAATTAAGGTACTTGCTTTAATTTTTTTTGTTAGTAAAGCCATTTTACAATTTGTTTGCTTTGTGAATGGTTAATTAGACTTACCCCTGCAAAATGTTGTGATAATCCAGTATGATCAATTGTAGCATTCAAAAGATGGTTTTCATATACAGATGAAGGAGTACTGAGTATAAATTTGGTACAGGTAAGACTGCCGTATATTTTGCCTTTCAAATCCACATATCCCTTTGCATAAACCTGGCCATGAACAATAACATTTTTATCAATTGTAAGGGTTAATTGCTTTTTGTGGTTGATGTTTTCCTGATATCCAAGTAAAACTCCTGATAATAATGTTTCTTCCCCAATTCTCAGCCCAATGTTTTCAGGGGATTTGTCAGTTCTAATTAATGCTATTACTGAGGGATAATTAAGTGAGCATTTTTTACCAATAAGAATGGAATCAGTGGCAAATACTTGTATGTTTCCGGAGAACCCCTCTTCAATTTCTACACTTGGAGCATAAATCAAAATATCCTTGAGTTGAGCATCTGAAGCTATATAAACTGAATGGGCAGAAACAATCCTTAAGTTACCACTGTAATATTTCTTTGAAAGGTTAATTTTACCATTGCTGTATAAAAGCATTGTTTTGTGTGTGAAGGAATGAATTATAGAATCTTTGACTTCATGATCTTCCATAATAAGTATACTGTCATTTTCTTCATATTTATTTGAAAAGTAACCCAAATTAGCCAAAAGCAGTTCTTTATTGGCATCTGGTATTGACTTGGCACTTTCTTTTACTTCCCCGTTTATTAAACGATCGCCTGTGAAATTCTGCCCTTCTATATAGGCCCTTTTTACACCTGACTTGGGTAAGTAACATGTCCCTTTTATTATCGTTAAGCCACAAAGAGATAATGGCTTGTCTTGGTCTGCAAGGTACAATGCTACCTTGGGATCTTCAGTAATATTGGCTCCTACCTGGGCCGATTTTGTGATTTCAAATTCCTTGAAAAATGCTTTCGAAACAACAATTTCAAAAGCCCCCCATTGCTTTCTTAAAAGAAATACTGAATCCGTTCCATTCCCATACAAATCAATTATTTTGTGTTCATTTAAATCAAGAAATGAACTGTTGGCCAATACTAAATTAATGCCTGATGAAGCATTGAGAATAGCCTGTTCCTGCAATTGTAAGGTTTGAAACTGCAATCTGTTGTAGTATGAAAACAAAATCAATGAACTACTAATTAAAGCCATAATCAGGGCAACTACAATTGCATAAAAAAGAGCACTTGCTTTTAACATATGGGCCTATTATTTTTTCTTAGCTTTTGGCATATCCTGCTTTTGCTTGTTATCTTCTGGCTTTTTAGCTTTGATTATTTCTTGTTTTTGTTGTGAAATCTGATTCTCCTTTTTCTTAGGCTTTTCAATTTTATCATTTGATTTCTTTTCAGGGTTAACAATCTTATCATTTGATTTCTTTTCAGGCTTTACAATTTTTTTTGATGATTTGTTTTCAGATTTTTTGAAGCTTATTTTTTTAAACTGTTCCTTCAATCTGGATTTCTTTTTATCCTCTTTACCTTTTGTATTCCCAGTTTTACCCTTTAAATCACTCGTGTTCTTTTTTTCCTTTTCTTTTATTTCTTTTGGCATTACTTCTTTTCCATTTTTAAATTTTTTTTCATTTAAAAGTTCACCTTTCTCATAATTTTTAACTGATCCATGGTGCTTCCCATTTTTAAAATTTTCTTCTAATACCAATTCATTTATGGAATTATAAGAAATATAGGACCCATGTTTGAATCCTTTTTTAAAATGAATAATCTCCTTTAATTTCCCGTTTTCATACCAGAATTTCCACTCCCCACTTTTCAATCCATTTTTAAATTTTCCTTTCTCCAAAAAGTAATTGGTATTTCCTTCATCTAAAAGATCCCTATTTAGGTTATAAGTAATATTTTTACCGTTTTTAAATCCATTGTTCCAATTAATTGTCTCCTTTAATTTTCCGTTTTCAGTCCAGGCCCTCCATTCTCCATTTTTTAAGCCTTTGTTAAATTTGCCCTTCTCCATTAAATTATTGCTGAAATAAAAGGAAGTATATTTTCCGTGTAGTGGCTTTCCATCAACTCCTCCTTCTGTATTTATTATTTTATTTGATTTGTACCAGTAGTATACTAATCCTGTTTCAGGTATAACTACTTTTTGCTTTGTTGGCAATTCAATTTTTACAATTGCATGGGTTGAATTAACCGTCATTTCATATTTTTTACGTTTTGAAGGATCCTTTTGAGCAATTGCAAACAATGAAAAAAGAATTGCAAAAAGGGATAAAAGGGCTTTTTTACTCATGATATAAATTAATTTTCAAATAAATATTTCTTATTTTATGCTTAAAAATCATACTATTAACAATTATTAAAAATATTGCAACACTTAAATTTCCTAAGTTTAGGCAATCTTCATACTTTCCTACTTGCTCACTACCCTTTTCTCTTTTTCGAAAGATACTTCAATGGATTCCATATTCACTTTTAATAGTTGAATACCTGAAACTGTATCTCCTACTTTCATGATATTTTCCTGGCCATTAATATTAACCATTGCAAATTGTTTTCCTGACTTTTGATTTTTGATGATACCGCCATAAGTTAAAGTAGGCCATTTCAATTGTATGATTACTTTTTCAGTTTTAATAACAGGAGTGGCTGTTGGTGGAACTTTGATCTTATTTCCCACTTGTGCATAAACAACCTTGTTTAAAAATGGGTCACGGTAGTTGGCAAAAATGCTGAATGAATCAGGTACAGAATTGCTTGTTTGCTTTAATGGGAGGATATGTTCATTAACAGAAAGTACTGGTTCAGAACTTGAAACAAATACTAACCGGTAAAATATTATTCCCCAAATAATAGATACAAGTACTAAAAGCAAATAAGTCATTTTTTTATTTTTCAATTTAGTATAAATTATTGAACAATGAATTTTTTTGTAATGCTATATGGACTTATGTTTCCTGCAGCATCTTGTGAACGGACTCTCCAAAAATAGGGACCTGTGGTAAGTGAGTCAATAGGATAACTTGTGTTTGAAGTTTTTATCGAATTTATAAGTGTAATTAGGGAATCAGAATAAACGAAAAGGCTGTCAGAAATTGGACTTCCTGTTGAATTTCCCCTATGCCAGTATAAAGTAAATGGTGCTGATACCGAATCCTGATTTTCAGGTTTTAATAAAAGTGGAGTATTGGGAATCGTAACATCAACTTCTAAATTATAGGGATTTGAAAAATTAGAAGATCCAGTAGCATTCACTGCCTTAACTCTCCATTGATAAATATAATCCTGGGGAAAACTAAAATTAATTGAGTTTGTGGTAATTGTAGTGTCAAAAATTATATTTGAAGAAAATAAAAAATTAGTAATTGCAACTTGGATAGTATAGGAAGTTGCAATGGATAAACTTTGCCATTTAAGTGTTTGATTTAGGATGTTTGTATAAAGGTTATTTATAGGTTCCTGCAGTGCAATTATCTGGTTTGTTAAATCAGAAGTTGTATCTATTGTTAATGTGTATGTAGTGTATGCAGTATTGCTTGAACCATTTATGGCCTTAACCCTCCATTGATAGCTTCCTGGATTTAAAGTATAGGTGTATAAATTATCAGTTATAGTAGTATCCAATATTATTTGATTTATGTTTGAAAAAGCTGGTGAAACAATTTGCAGATGATAATTGCTTGCTCCCTTAATTTCTTCCCACCAAAAAGATTGGGTAAAAGTTGTAGTTTGATAATTATTAGTTGGAGCCAACAATGAAACTGGTTCCTTTGCAAGATTTTTTTCAAAGATATCTCCACAGGAATAGGTAAGGAGGCTTATTAAGAAAGCTGTGAAATATAGATTTTTTGAATTCATTTTATTAATGCGTTTATTATTAAATTATAATTAGGGTTCACAATCATTTACTTCTTTTAATTATTTGGCAATTCATTCTATTTTATTAGTTAGGGTTCCCCTTATTTTTTCTTGATATTTTGGATATAAATACTAGCGGTTAAAGTCAATTGTTTTGTCTTATAATCTTTTTTCGAATTGAATAACAAGGATGATACTTTTCCTGTTTTATTCTTTTGTTCCAGCATGTAAACCAACTTCAATAAATTAGTAAAGCTTCCCTCCACAACAACCAGATTGGTTTCCACTGAAAAATCCCGCTCATTTAATATGATTTGTGTAGGAAACTCGCGCAAAATAACACTTGTCTGATTACAATAGTTACTGATGTTTTCCAGAAGGCCCTGTTGGTAGTTTTTGTTTAGTTCAGAATTGCTTTCAAAAACACCATCTATTTCATTCATTTGTTTTTGCAAGAGATTCAATTGTTCTGAGGCATTATTTGAAAATTCCAATTGTTCTTTTAATTCATTGCACTGAAAATATAAGTCAACTGTTTTCCCTATGGCCAAAAAATAAACTATAAGTGCGAAAAGGGCTATACCTGAAATTAGAACCAGGTTCTTTTTCTTATATGTGAGTTGTTTCAACATTTGTCAGGAAATAGTTATTATTATTTCAAACTCCCCGGGTTCTTTGTAATTTTCCTGTTTATAGTTTATTACAGAAACATCATTTACCCATTTCATTTGCTTTATGGTTCTGATCCATTCGTTCAATTCAGTGCTTTTTTTACAGTTTCCCTTTACAACAATTGTATTCTTGAGGAAAACAAAAGGATCATCTTTTTTTATTTTTTTTTCAGAAGGATGTAAGTACAAATGGGTAAGTTGAATTGTTTCAGGTAAATCAAAAGCAATACGATCTGCATAAAAGGAAGTTTTAGAACTTCCTTTCAAGCCTGTTTTTTCAAGAAAGTCTTGTTTTTCTTTCACTTTTGTATTCAGTTCATTTACAATTTCCAATTGTTCCTTTTTACCTGAAAAAGCTGCATTCATTTGTTGAACCTGGTCGCCATAATAATTGAACAGAAAAAAATTGAAAAATAAAATGGTTAGAAAAACTACCAAAGCAGATATCCCTGTAAATTGAAAAAGTTTTTTCTGTACCAATTCTTCTCTACTTTCTTTTACAAGTGGAACCATAAAGGATGTTTTTCCTTGAAAAGAAAAGAAGTATTGAAAAGCTGAGGCAAAAGCAAGGATTGCTTGTTGGTTTAATTCTTCTCCAGCTATTGAAATTTTTTTTGATGAAAATTGTTCACTGTTTTCCTGGAAATCTTCTATCCATTCATTAAAAATCATTAGTTTGTAGTTCCCAAGAAGTAAATGATCCTTTGAAAGGTTCAAAAGAGGAATTATTCCATTTATGCAAAAGGGCCCAAATGAAATTCCAGAAAAATAGTATCCTTTATTTATAAAAGCATCCAACAGCCCGTCAATTGTGTTTTTTCTAGCAATTGATGCAAATACTGTATCTCCCGATAGCTCTGTTCTCTGAACATAAAAGTCATTAATTTTAGCATTTGGCAATATCTTATCTAAAAGTTTATTCTCATCCTCTCCATCTTTTAAAACAACTTTTTTATGAATGATTCCTTTTCCACTTATTACAATATGAATAGGAAAATTCATGTCCACTACTTTTATCAATTCTTCAATACCTATAATCTGTGTAAGAGCCGCATGAACATTAAGGCCTGATTTTGATTTTTTTAAAATTGTCACATTAAAATGCAATCCTCCTTCAGGCAAAAACACTGCTTCCACACCTGCAATGTTTTTGCTTTTTAAGATAGAACTGTATTTTATTTGTTTAAACATTTAATAGATAATGGTTGGTTTAATAAAAATGTTCAATTTGCTTTTACTTTTGCTGTTAATCCGGGAACTAAAAATCCACTTAAGCACAGGTATTCTAGAAAGCAAAGGCAATCCAGAACCTGTATCACTGGTAGATTCTTCTTCCAGTCCTCCCAGGATGATCATTTCTTCATTTTTAACCCTAATTAAGGATTGAAAATCTCTTTTTACTGTTCCCGGAGGGGCATTAGGGTTAATCCTGGCCGTAAAATCAGATTGTTGGACTCTTATATCTAATGTAATTTGATCATCACCTGAAACAATGGGTTTTATTGTTAAAGAAAGGTCTGCATTCACGGATTTATATTGCTGAGAAATTATGTTTTGAGGATTTTGGGAGCCAATAACATTATT encodes:
- a CDS encoding prepilin-type N-terminal cleavage/methylation domain-containing protein produces the protein MIKKVKAFTIIELVVVMILTSIVVGIVYSSYSIVGNQFYMYKKTGIQNSQVALLKMLLNKDFTTSQTIKKGNNELFFYQENNLILYGFGENFITRNSNAVKDTFAISPINIDTRFLNQVILNNNDIVDELYFEAEIFKQQQVFQFKKQYAADVLIENESEQK
- a CDS encoding type II secretion system F family protein; translated protein: MATINLSKYPLNKKNNVEKKKIDETSIFDFLNKDISIFGSQLNDKKKERFYSELNILFTAGVDIKTTLELIEEEQVKKVEKELYRKIRESVINGVSLSEAIKLTGKFSTYEYYSIMIGEESGRLTTVLDELAVFFSKKIKQKRLVLNALSYPTIVLLVAFGAIFFMLKFIVPMFADVFLRFGGDLPYITKLIIKISKAFSLYAWYFIFCVLGISIFFFLQKQKDWFRRLSADFIMKTPIFGNIIQKIYLARFCHSMNLLISAKTPLLQAIQLVKKMVGFYPIEYSLGIVESNVLKGEPLSLSLSRYPVYNKRLIALIKVAEEVNQLDLVFGKLAKQYTDEVEHQTSLIGSLIEPIMIIFLGLLVTIILVAMYLPLFQLSTSFG